One part of the Bacillota bacterium genome encodes these proteins:
- a CDS encoding CoA transferase subunit B, which produces MDREARKELMVKRVAKEFKSGDVVNLGIGIPTQVANHIPEGVEIILQSENGFVGIGPAPAEGEEDKDVVNAGGKPVTILPGGACFDSATSFAIIRGGHLAATVLGALEVDQRGNLANWMVPGKMVPGMGGAMDLVTGARKVIVVTEHVTKDGAPKILKQCRLPLTAKGKVSLIVSDMAVMEVTKKGLVLKEIAPGVTVDEIRASTEAEFTVAPDLKEMSA; this is translated from the coding sequence ATGGACAGGGAAGCCAGGAAGGAACTGATGGTCAAGCGCGTGGCAAAGGAGTTCAAGAGCGGGGACGTCGTGAACCTAGGGATAGGTATTCCGACGCAGGTCGCCAACCATATTCCAGAGGGCGTGGAGATCATCCTCCAGTCTGAGAACGGTTTCGTGGGTATCGGGCCCGCCCCCGCTGAAGGCGAGGAGGACAAGGACGTCGTCAACGCCGGCGGCAAGCCGGTAACGATTCTCCCGGGCGGCGCGTGCTTCGACAGCGCCACCTCGTTCGCGATCATCCGCGGCGGGCACCTCGCCGCCACCGTGCTTGGCGCGCTCGAGGTCGACCAGCGCGGGAACCTCGCGAACTGGATGGTCCCCGGCAAGATGGTGCCGGGGATGGGCGGGGCGATGGACCTCGTCACCGGGGCCAGGAAGGTCATCGTCGTGACCGAGCATGTTACGAAGGATGGGGCTCCCAAAATACTCAAGCAGTGCAGGCTGCCGCTCACCGCGAAAGGCAAGGTAAGCCTGATCGTGAGCGACATGGCCGTCATGGAGGTAACGAAGAAGGGGCTCGTGCTCAAAGAGATCGCCCCGGGCGTGACCGTCGACGAGATCCGCGCGTCCACCGAGGCGGAGTTCACGGTGGCGCCCGACCTGAAGGAGATGTCAGCGTAG
- the atoD gene encoding acetate CoA-transferase subunit alpha, whose amino-acid sequence MNKVRSIKEAVAQVKSGMTLMIGGFLACGTPEHIVDELVEKGVRDLTIVANDTAFPDRGIGKLVVNNQVKHVIASHIGTNPVTGKKMIAGEMKVDLVPQGTLAERIRAGGAGLGGILTPTGLGTVAEEGKEKVVVNGNEYLLETPLKADIAFLLAHKGDESGNLVYRRAARNFNPLMAMAADLVVAEVEELVKVGEIDPDEVTTPGIFVDVVVKG is encoded by the coding sequence ATGAACAAGGTCAGGTCTATCAAGGAGGCAGTGGCGCAGGTCAAGAGCGGTATGACCCTGATGATCGGGGGTTTCCTGGCCTGCGGTACGCCGGAACACATCGTGGACGAACTGGTGGAGAAAGGCGTCAGGGACCTCACGATCGTCGCGAACGACACCGCGTTTCCGGACAGGGGCATCGGGAAGCTGGTGGTGAACAACCAGGTCAAGCACGTTATCGCGTCGCACATCGGCACGAACCCCGTCACCGGTAAGAAAATGATAGCCGGCGAGATGAAGGTGGATCTGGTCCCGCAGGGGACTCTCGCGGAACGGATCCGCGCCGGCGGCGCCGGTCTCGGTGGGATACTCACCCCGACGGGCCTCGGCACCGTCGCCGAGGAGGGCAAGGAGAAGGTCGTCGTCAACGGCAACGAGTACCTGCTGGAGACGCCGCTGAAGGCGGATATCGCGTTTCTGCTCGCCCACAAGGGTGACGAGAGCGGGAACCTCGTGTACAGGCGGGCAGCCAGGAACTTCAACCCGCTCATGGCCATGGCGGCCGACCTCGTGGTCGCCGAGGTCGAGGAGCTGGTCAAGGTCGGCGAGATCGACCCGGACGAGGTCACGACCCCGGGGATATTCGTCGACGTGGTCGTGAAGGGTTGA
- a CDS encoding short-chain fatty acid transporter: MRRLGNFFTRIMERYLPDAFLFAVLLTFLAFILALVFTGKTPLEIVDAWWGGFWSLLAFSMQMVMILVTGHCFALAPAVKRMLSSIAGLARTPYQAVIIVALVAGVASWVQWGFGLIVGGLLALEVVKKVKNVDYPLLIAAAYGGFVIWHMGFSGSVPLTIATAGNPANHLEKIAKMVVPVSQTVFAPWNLIPAWLIILTLPFVLAMASPSPENTKVLDPEVLAKSRKDEEEEERKRREFVPRTWAEKVENSRVINYVFCLLGVVFFAKYFAAKGFNLNLDIVNGLFLFGGLLLHGTPINYVRAVEKAIKGAGGIALQFPVYGGIQGIMMGTGLAAIIANWFVAIATKSTFYMLQFWAAGIINMFIPSGGGQWAAQGAISVMAAQKMGVDPVKTAMAVAWGDQWTNMIQPFWALPLLGLAGLKARDVMGYTTLVLIYTGIVLSIAALIAAV, from the coding sequence TTGAGGCGTTTAGGCAACTTCTTTACGCGGATCATGGAAAGGTATCTTCCGGATGCGTTCTTGTTTGCCGTATTGCTCACGTTCCTCGCTTTCATTCTGGCCCTGGTTTTCACCGGCAAGACACCCCTGGAGATCGTCGACGCGTGGTGGGGTGGTTTCTGGTCGTTGCTCGCGTTCTCGATGCAGATGGTCATGATCCTCGTAACGGGCCACTGCTTCGCTCTGGCGCCGGCGGTGAAAAGGATGCTCTCCTCGATCGCCGGGTTGGCGCGAACCCCGTACCAGGCGGTCATCATCGTCGCTCTCGTGGCCGGAGTCGCTTCCTGGGTTCAGTGGGGCTTCGGTCTCATCGTCGGCGGCCTCCTGGCGCTCGAGGTTGTGAAGAAGGTAAAGAACGTAGATTACCCGTTGCTTATCGCGGCGGCGTACGGCGGGTTCGTCATCTGGCACATGGGCTTTTCCGGGTCCGTACCGTTGACCATTGCGACGGCAGGTAACCCCGCCAACCATCTTGAGAAGATCGCCAAGATGGTTGTCCCGGTTTCCCAGACCGTGTTTGCTCCCTGGAACCTTATCCCCGCGTGGCTCATCATCCTCACGCTTCCGTTCGTACTGGCAATGGCATCGCCTTCTCCCGAGAATACAAAGGTGCTGGACCCCGAAGTCCTGGCCAAGTCGCGGAAGGACGAGGAGGAAGAGGAGCGGAAGCGCAGGGAGTTCGTCCCGAGGACCTGGGCTGAAAAGGTGGAGAACAGCAGGGTCATCAACTACGTGTTCTGCCTGCTAGGCGTCGTGTTCTTCGCGAAGTACTTCGCGGCGAAGGGCTTCAATCTGAACCTCGATATCGTGAATGGCCTGTTCCTGTTCGGCGGCCTTCTACTGCACGGTACCCCGATCAACTACGTGCGCGCAGTCGAGAAGGCGATCAAGGGCGCCGGCGGAATCGCGCTGCAGTTCCCCGTATACGGCGGCATCCAGGGCATCATGATGGGGACCGGCCTGGCCGCGATCATCGCCAACTGGTTCGTCGCGATAGCCACGAAGAGCACCTTCTACATGCTTCAATTCTGGGCGGCAGGTATAATCAACATGTTCATCCCGTCCGGCGGCGGCCAGTGGGCAGCGCAGGGTGCGATAAGCGTCATGGCCGCGCAGAAGATGGGTGTCGATCCCGTCAAGACCGCGATGGCGGTTGCGTGGGGCGATCAGTGGACCAACATGATCCAGCCGTTCTGGGCGCTGCCCTTGCTCGGTCTCGCGGGGCTCAAGGCGAGGGACGTCATGGGATACACCACCCTGGTACTTATCTACACCGGCATAGTGCTCAGCATCGCCGCGTTGATTGCCGCGGTTTGA
- a CDS encoding sigma-54-dependent Fis family transcriptional regulator, which translates to MSALPKVLVADDEPNMEWLFRSSFGDEFEILGARSGEEALEKLAHDRVDLVMLDLKLPGMDGMTALKQIKHLYPQTPVVMMTAYGTVKTAVEAMKMGAHDYVTKPFDVEELRMIMENSMKFGRLAREVEQLRDQLQEKYHIKNIIAASQSMLSIFQLIEKVTTTDASVLIEGESGTGKELVARAIHWESPRRAKPFLPVNCAALPENLLESELFGYEEGAFTGARRKKPGKFELADGGTIFLDEIGDLPRDMQAKVLRVLEEKEIERLGGTRRIPVDIRVICATNRSLRAQIEKGEFREDLYYRLAVIPIRIPPLRERREDIPLLVTHFLKTFSEESGGRLHSVSPEAMDLLKAHNWPGNVRELRNVIQQAAVLGEGSVLTPALLPEHIRVAAGAGAGAVTAATPEDVRRGRPAAGGLKGRLSEFKANHERQIIAEALARCGGNRTRAAAALGISRRSLQMKIKEFNLQ; encoded by the coding sequence ATGAGTGCGTTACCCAAGGTGCTCGTGGCGGACGACGAGCCCAACATGGAGTGGCTGTTCAGGAGCAGTTTCGGGGATGAATTCGAAATCCTGGGGGCCAGGAGCGGCGAAGAGGCGCTCGAGAAGCTCGCGCATGACCGCGTCGACCTCGTCATGCTCGACCTGAAACTCCCGGGCATGGACGGCATGACCGCACTAAAGCAGATCAAGCATCTATACCCCCAGACGCCCGTGGTAATGATGACCGCTTACGGAACGGTCAAGACGGCGGTCGAGGCCATGAAGATGGGCGCGCACGACTACGTGACCAAGCCGTTCGACGTGGAAGAGCTCCGGATGATCATGGAGAATTCCATGAAGTTCGGCCGTCTCGCCCGGGAGGTCGAGCAACTCAGGGATCAGCTGCAGGAGAAATACCACATCAAGAACATCATCGCCGCGTCGCAGTCGATGCTCAGCATTTTTCAACTGATCGAGAAAGTGACGACCACCGACGCGTCTGTGCTGATAGAGGGCGAAAGCGGCACGGGAAAGGAGCTCGTCGCGAGAGCGATCCACTGGGAGAGCCCGCGGCGGGCGAAGCCGTTCCTGCCCGTGAACTGCGCCGCGCTGCCCGAGAACCTGCTGGAAAGCGAGCTGTTCGGCTACGAGGAAGGGGCGTTCACGGGGGCCAGGCGGAAGAAGCCGGGAAAGTTCGAGCTGGCCGACGGGGGCACCATCTTCCTTGACGAGATCGGTGACCTGCCGCGCGACATGCAGGCCAAGGTGCTCAGGGTGCTGGAGGAAAAGGAGATCGAGCGCCTCGGCGGGACGCGCAGGATACCGGTCGACATCCGGGTCATCTGCGCCACGAATCGCAGCCTGAGGGCGCAGATAGAAAAAGGGGAATTCAGGGAGGACCTCTACTACAGGCTGGCCGTGATTCCGATCAGAATCCCGCCGTTAAGGGAGCGCAGGGAGGACATCCCGCTCCTCGTGACCCATTTCCTCAAGACGTTTTCGGAAGAGAGCGGGGGGAGGCTTCACAGCGTCAGCCCCGAGGCGATGGACCTGCTCAAGGCGCACAACTGGCCCGGCAACGTCCGCGAGCTCAGGAACGTGATTCAACAGGCGGCGGTGCTTGGCGAGGGAAGCGTTCTGACGCCGGCGTTGCTCCCCGAGCACATCAGGGTGGCCGCGGGCGCCGGTGCTGGGGCTGTCACGGCGGCTACACCGGAGGATGTCCGGCGGGGCAGGCCTGCGGCAGGCGGGCTCAAGGGCCGCCTGAGCGAGTTTAAAGCGAATCACGAACGGCAGATCATCGCCGAAGCCCTGGCCAGGTGCGGCGGAAATCGCACCAGGGCAGCCGCCGCGCTCGGCATATCCCGGCGGTCCCTTCAGATGAAGATCAAGGAGTTCAACCTGCAGTAG
- a CDS encoding alcohol dehydrogenase catalytic domain-containing protein — MKAAVLKEPRHITIEERPLPAPGSSEVVIQVMYVGYCGTDVMVWAGNYRARYPVVPGHEFVGKVLSVGSAVEGVRAGDIVAPEASYPCGACAMCSSGLEEYCRNRVSLGRMRDGAMAEYVVVPAKIAHRVDERIDPRDAQSLVGVACAVRAVAKSSIATGTKVAIIGSGHSALLLLQVARAAGADGIAILGGSRKSHLALARHLGADLVVGYSDPDTDRLLGGFTRSGFDVVFEASGQPESLNKAIALVRPGGVVTVFSTYREAVDHMQGQELYYKEITIRGSKSGTGGYEAAIDLLASGKVQVGPMITHEVTLEEVRRGFELAESRDESVFRVIMRVVT; from the coding sequence TTGAAGGCTGCAGTCTTGAAGGAACCTCGCCACATTACGATCGAGGAGAGGCCGTTACCGGCCCCGGGCTCCTCCGAAGTCGTAATCCAAGTGATGTACGTCGGCTACTGTGGGACCGACGTCATGGTGTGGGCGGGCAACTACCGTGCCAGGTACCCGGTTGTGCCCGGGCACGAGTTCGTGGGAAAGGTACTTTCAGTCGGGAGCGCAGTGGAGGGCGTCCGCGCCGGCGACATCGTGGCGCCCGAGGCCAGCTATCCCTGCGGCGCTTGCGCAATGTGCTCCAGCGGGCTCGAGGAGTACTGCCGCAACAGGGTTTCCCTCGGCAGGATGCGCGATGGGGCGATGGCGGAGTACGTGGTGGTGCCCGCCAAGATCGCGCACAGGGTTGACGAGAGGATAGACCCCAGGGACGCCCAGTCACTGGTCGGAGTCGCGTGCGCCGTCAGGGCGGTGGCGAAGTCCAGTATCGCCACAGGCACGAAGGTGGCCATCATCGGCTCGGGACACTCCGCCCTCCTGCTGCTGCAGGTAGCCCGGGCCGCAGGGGCGGATGGGATAGCGATTCTGGGCGGGAGCAGGAAGTCACACCTCGCCCTGGCCAGGCACCTGGGAGCCGACCTCGTTGTGGGATACAGCGATCCGGATACCGACAGGCTGCTGGGTGGGTTTACGAGAAGTGGTTTCGACGTCGTGTTCGAGGCATCAGGACAGCCCGAATCGCTGAACAAGGCGATAGCCCTCGTCCGGCCCGGGGGAGTAGTCACCGTATTCAGCACGTACCGTGAAGCGGTAGACCACATGCAAGGCCAGGAGCTGTACTACAAGGAGATAACCATTAGAGGGTCCAAGAGCGGTACAGGTGGCTATGAAGCGGCTATCGACCTGCTCGCGTCCGGGAAGGTGCAAGTGGGTCCGATGATCACGCACGAAGTCACGCTCGAGGAGGTGCGTCGCGGCTTTGAGCTGGCGGAAAGCCGCGACGAGTCGGTGTTCCGGGTAATCATGAGGGTTGTGACCTGA
- a CDS encoding alcohol dehydrogenase catalytic domain-containing protein, with the protein MKAAVMHEFGKPLVVEDVPVRPPAGNEVLVRVHSCGVCYSDVKLFKGLLPRERLPALPHILGHEIAGVVEGVGPLVRGVEPGTRVGVHFYATCGRCSQCRTGHEPLCENLINQIGFTCNGGYAEYVTVPGRNVVPLPGNVGFDEAGIAADAIATSVEAVKRTAHVGLADRVAIIGAGGLGIHAVQVARLVGAWVLAVDVSAAKLEQAAELGAHECRLHSDMGDCGAKLFDVVIDAVGRQDTVKTSLRLVRPGGRIIMLGYASDVSFSIPTPEIVHHQITVSGSRASSMQSYVEAITLLERGQLTPLISRRYPLEQATRALEDLSSGAVSGRAVLDIADQS; encoded by the coding sequence ATGAAAGCAGCGGTAATGCACGAGTTCGGCAAGCCGCTCGTGGTTGAGGATGTGCCGGTCAGGCCGCCGGCCGGGAACGAAGTTCTCGTGCGGGTACATAGCTGCGGAGTTTGTTACAGCGACGTAAAGCTGTTCAAGGGCTTGCTTCCACGGGAACGGCTCCCCGCCCTCCCTCACATTCTCGGCCACGAGATCGCCGGGGTAGTCGAAGGGGTGGGCCCGTTGGTGCGCGGGGTCGAACCCGGAACGAGGGTGGGGGTACACTTCTACGCGACTTGCGGCCGGTGTTCCCAGTGCCGCACCGGTCACGAGCCCCTCTGCGAAAACCTCATCAACCAGATAGGCTTCACGTGTAACGGCGGATACGCGGAATATGTGACGGTACCCGGGCGGAATGTCGTCCCTTTGCCCGGGAACGTAGGTTTCGATGAAGCGGGTATCGCCGCGGATGCCATCGCTACCAGCGTCGAGGCAGTGAAGCGCACGGCCCACGTTGGCTTGGCGGACAGGGTGGCAATCATCGGCGCCGGCGGCCTGGGAATCCACGCCGTCCAGGTTGCGCGGCTTGTGGGGGCGTGGGTCCTGGCGGTGGACGTCTCCGCAGCCAAGCTGGAGCAGGCGGCGGAGCTGGGTGCGCACGAGTGCAGGCTGCACTCCGATATGGGCGACTGTGGGGCGAAGTTGTTCGACGTCGTCATCGACGCCGTCGGAAGGCAAGACACGGTCAAGACGTCGCTGCGCCTCGTGCGGCCCGGCGGCAGGATTATCATGCTGGGATATGCCAGCGACGTTTCGTTCAGCATCCCGACCCCGGAAATCGTCCACCACCAGATCACGGTTTCGGGGTCGAGAGCTTCGTCGATGCAGAGCTACGTCGAGGCGATCACGCTTCTCGAACGGGGCCAGTTGACCCCCCTGATATCCAGGAGATACCCCCTGGAGCAGGCGACTCGTGCGCTGGAGGATTTGAGCAGCGGGGCTGTGAGCGGGCGCGCGGTTCTCGATATCGCGGACCAGAGCTAG
- a CDS encoding 3-hydroxy-3-methylglutaryl-CoA lyase, translating into MAETGAWRSEDWWVSPFDFEGGVKPPVDRRVEFHDATLRDGEQTPGVVFRKDEKVRIAAKLAEAGVQRIEAGMPAVSDEDAQAIKEIVKMNLGSKIYAFCRATKGDIDKAVECGVSHVVIESPSGVPKIKYQLGWTEEEAIERAVKAVSYAKDQGLNVCFFPFDTTRADMGFLRRLVDIVMAQGKPDSMAVIDTTGCASPAAVRWLVSRVKSWVDIPIEVHTHNDLGLATATSVAGVEGGAGVIHVCVNGLGERTGNASLDEVALVLKLLYGVETGLDFQQLSSLSKLVEDLSRIKLARNKPVVGESAFMREIGLGMEVVYKMPLAVFPYKPEVVGQQIHVVLGKKSGKESISVKARELGVEIPEEMIGAVLDGVKRLGTQKKACLTDEEFLDLVKKVRG; encoded by the coding sequence ATGGCTGAAACAGGTGCTTGGAGGTCCGAAGACTGGTGGGTCAGCCCGTTTGATTTCGAAGGCGGGGTCAAACCACCGGTAGATCGCAGAGTCGAGTTCCACGACGCCACCCTCAGGGACGGCGAACAGACACCCGGCGTGGTGTTCCGCAAGGACGAAAAGGTTCGGATCGCGGCAAAGCTCGCCGAGGCAGGCGTCCAGCGGATTGAAGCCGGGATGCCGGCGGTGTCGGACGAGGATGCCCAGGCCATCAAGGAGATCGTCAAGATGAACCTGGGATCGAAGATCTACGCGTTCTGCCGCGCAACCAAAGGGGACATCGACAAAGCGGTTGAATGTGGGGTTTCCCACGTCGTCATTGAAAGCCCGAGCGGTGTGCCCAAGATCAAGTACCAGCTCGGCTGGACCGAGGAAGAGGCCATCGAGCGGGCTGTGAAGGCAGTCAGTTACGCGAAGGACCAGGGACTGAACGTCTGCTTCTTCCCGTTCGACACCACGAGGGCGGATATGGGCTTCCTGCGCAGGTTGGTGGACATCGTGATGGCGCAGGGGAAACCCGACTCGATGGCCGTGATCGACACGACCGGCTGCGCCAGTCCGGCCGCGGTCCGGTGGCTGGTATCCAGGGTGAAGAGCTGGGTTGACATCCCGATTGAAGTACATACACACAACGACCTCGGCCTGGCCACGGCGACATCAGTTGCAGGCGTGGAAGGCGGCGCCGGCGTCATCCACGTATGCGTAAACGGACTGGGGGAGCGCACAGGCAACGCGTCGCTCGACGAAGTGGCCCTGGTACTCAAGCTCCTGTATGGAGTGGAAACGGGACTTGACTTCCAGCAGTTGTCGTCCCTGTCGAAGCTGGTGGAGGACCTGAGCAGGATAAAGCTGGCCCGGAATAAGCCGGTAGTCGGCGAATCCGCGTTCATGCGGGAGATCGGCCTGGGCATGGAGGTCGTTTACAAGATGCCTCTTGCCGTGTTCCCTTACAAACCCGAGGTGGTAGGACAGCAAATCCACGTCGTGCTCGGAAAGAAGAGCGGGAAGGAGTCGATAAGCGTCAAGGCCCGCGAACTCGGCGTCGAGATACCCGAGGAAATGATCGGTGCGGTACTTGACGGTGTCAAACGCCTCGGCACCCAGAAGAAGGCGTGTCTCACAGACGAGGAGTTCCTGGATCTGGTCAAGAAGGTGCGCGGATGA
- a CDS encoding phosphoglycerate dehydrogenase yields the protein MPKVLVTTPTFAKYDSTAVEYLTGHGFEVARLSAYPANPTEIGVRLADCDAAIVGLEKFDANVLAGAPRLRIISKHGIGVDNIDLAAAKRAGIMVANAPYESARTVAELALLLLLASARRLLVADEAVRTGKWGPLFGTEVKGKTLGLVGIGSIGVILGEIAAALGMRVIGYDVAYSGSESIKGVTLVGFDECLEQSDFLSLHVPLTDKTRGLIDEATLRRMKKTAVLINTSRGEVVDEQALYKALKEGWISGAGLDVFQSEPVKPDNPLTGLENVVLTPHMGGYSYEAISRTSLVAAQNVVAAIETGNPLYPVY from the coding sequence ATGCCCAAAGTACTCGTTACCACACCCACGTTCGCGAAATACGATTCGACGGCCGTGGAGTATCTAACCGGCCATGGGTTCGAAGTAGCCCGGCTCAGCGCGTATCCGGCGAACCCCACCGAGATCGGCGTAAGACTGGCCGATTGTGATGCGGCAATCGTCGGGCTGGAAAAGTTCGACGCGAATGTGCTGGCGGGCGCACCCCGCCTGCGAATCATATCGAAGCATGGGATCGGTGTAGACAACATCGACCTGGCAGCCGCGAAGCGGGCGGGCATCATGGTGGCCAACGCCCCTTACGAGAGCGCCAGGACCGTAGCCGAGCTCGCTCTGCTCCTGCTGCTGGCCTCCGCCAGGAGGCTGCTGGTCGCGGATGAAGCCGTGAGGACCGGCAAGTGGGGCCCCCTGTTTGGGACGGAAGTGAAGGGGAAGACCCTCGGCCTCGTCGGGATCGGATCGATCGGCGTGATCCTGGGGGAAATTGCGGCCGCCCTCGGTATGCGTGTCATAGGATACGATGTGGCTTACTCCGGATCGGAGAGCATCAAAGGCGTAACACTGGTCGGCTTCGACGAGTGCCTTGAGCAGAGCGACTTCCTGAGCCTTCACGTGCCGCTGACCGACAAGACGAGAGGCCTGATCGATGAGGCGACTTTGCGCAGGATGAAGAAGACGGCGGTCCTCATCAACACGTCCAGGGGAGAGGTAGTGGACGAGCAGGCCCTGTACAAGGCGCTTAAGGAGGGATGGATTTCGGGAGCCGGACTCGACGTGTTCCAGAGCGAGCCCGTCAAACCCGATAACCCCCTGACCGGGTTGGAGAACGTCGTATTGACCCCACACATGGGGGGATACAGCTACGAGGCCATTTCGAGGACAAGCCTCGTGGCTGCGCAAAACGTTGTAGCGGCAATCGAGACGGGGAATCCTCTGTACCCTGTCTATTGA